Proteins encoded within one genomic window of Minwuia thermotolerans:
- a CDS encoding response regulator, whose amino-acid sequence MNKRILVVEDNMLVQEVYASALQKLDCDIVTADDGHEAMELAEEERPDLIIMDIMLPGVSGLDLVQKMKADPKLADVPIIVVTTMATAGDQKMIREAGADAYLPKPIQVDEFIEAVRRTLEG is encoded by the coding sequence ATGAACAAGCGTATTCTGGTGGTCGAGGACAACATGCTTGTCCAGGAAGTCTATGCGTCGGCGCTGCAGAAGCTCGACTGCGACATCGTCACCGCAGATGACGGCCATGAGGCGATGGAACTGGCCGAGGAAGAGCGGCCGGACCTGATCATCATGGACATCATGCTGCCCGGCGTATCCGGGCTCGACCTGGTGCAGAAAATGAAAGCCGATCCGAAGCTCGCCGACGTGCCGATCATCGTCGTCACCACCATGGCGACCGCCGGCGACCAGAAGATGATCCGGGAAGCGGGCGCAGACGCCTATCTGCCCAAGCCGATCCAGGTCGACGAGTTCATCGAAGCCGTCCGCCGGACGCTGGAAGGCTGA